The following proteins are co-located in the Sphingomonas panacis genome:
- a CDS encoding type II toxin-antitoxin system Phd/YefM family antitoxin, protein MGSAVRKGSKEKSGLLGAWKLEDAKARFSEVVRRAQSEGPQRVTVRGRDAVVVISVAELDRLLPADPSKPAFVPFLEGLGLDGLTLERDVDLGRDVAL, encoded by the coding sequence GTGGGCAGCGCCGTTCGCAAAGGAAGCAAGGAAAAATCCGGCTTGCTCGGTGCGTGGAAGCTGGAGGACGCCAAGGCTCGATTCAGTGAAGTGGTCAGGCGTGCACAGAGCGAAGGACCGCAGCGCGTCACTGTTCGCGGCCGCGACGCCGTCGTCGTGATCAGCGTCGCCGAGCTCGATCGCCTGCTCCCTGCGGACCCTAGCAAACCCGCATTCGTCCCTTTCCTCGAAGGCCTCGGGCTGGACGGCCTCACCCTTGAGCGCGATGTCGATCTTGGGCGGGATGTCGCTCTGTGA
- a CDS encoding type II toxin-antitoxin system VapC family toxin has product MKGWLLDTHVVSALASPNGAPSVKTWASGQPEHRMYLSVLALAEFDKGIHNLEPDHPDRSRYMAARDALAHRFSDRLLSLDDAIVYRWGVISGEVKRTTGQAPPVIDTLLAATALEHDICLVTRNLKDTRHSGAPIFNPWEDDPTRFPLT; this is encoded by the coding sequence GTGAAAGGCTGGCTGCTCGATACACATGTTGTTTCAGCGCTGGCGAGCCCCAACGGCGCACCGAGCGTGAAGACCTGGGCAAGCGGGCAGCCCGAACATCGAATGTACCTCAGCGTCCTGGCTCTCGCCGAGTTCGACAAGGGCATTCACAATCTGGAGCCCGATCATCCTGATCGCTCCCGCTACATGGCGGCGCGCGATGCACTCGCGCATCGCTTCAGCGACAGGCTACTCTCGCTCGACGACGCCATTGTCTATCGCTGGGGCGTCATATCGGGCGAGGTCAAACGCACGACCGGGCAGGCTCCACCCGTCATCGACACGCTACTCGCCGCCACCGCGCTCGAACATGACATCTGCCTCGTCACCCGCAACCTGAAGGACACGCGCCACAGCGGCGCACCCATTTTCAATCCTTGGGAAGACGATCCGACCAGATTTCCTCTGACGTGA